In Sulfuritortus calidifontis, the sequence GCGAAGCCACGCCGCTTCCAGTCGCTGGCGGCCAGCGAAAGCGTCGTACGCCTCGCCCAAGTGCAGGCCGAGGAGACGCCGCGGCTGGGCACCAGCCTGTCGGAATTCGACCGGGTGCTCGGCGGCGGCCTGGTGCCCGGCGGCGTGGTGCTGATCGGCGGCGACCCCGGCATCGGCAAATCGACCCTGCTCCTGCAGGCGCTGGCCGCGCTGTCCGGCCGGCGCAAGACGCTCTACGTCAGCGGCGAGGAATCGGCCGGGCAGATCGCCCTACGGGCCAGGCGGCTGGATCTGGCCGAGGCCGATTTTCCCCTGCTCACCGAGATCCGCTTGGAGGCCATCCTCGGCACCTTGAAGGCCGAGCGGCCCGAGGTGGTGGTGATCGACTCCATCCAGACCGTCTACACCGAGGCCCTGCAATCGGCTCCGGGCAGCGTCGCCCAGGTGCGCGAATGCGCCCAGGAGCTGACCCGGCACGCCAAGACCAGCGGGGCCTGCGTCATCATGGTCGGCCACGTGACCAAGGAGGGCGCCCTGGCCGGTCCGCGCGTGCTCGAGCACATCGTCGACACCGTGCTTTATTTCGAGGGCGACACCGGCTCCAGCTACCGCCTGGTCCGCGCCTTCAAGAACCGCTTCGGCGCGGTCAACGAGCTGGGCGTGTTCGCCATGACCGAGAAGGGGCTCAAGGGCGTGAACAACCCCTCGGCCCTGTTCCTCAACCGCACCGAACGCGAGGCACCCGGCTCTTGCGTGGTGGTCACCCAGGAAGGCACCAGGCCGCTGCTGGTGGAGATCCAGGCCCTGGTCGACACCGCGCACACGCCGACCCCGCGCCGGCTCACCGTCGGTCTCGACCCCAACCGCCTGGCCATGCTGCTCGCCGTGCTGCATCGGCACGGCGGCGTCGCCTGCTTCGATCAGGATGTCTTCGTCAACGCCGTGGGCGGGGTGCGCATCAACGAACCAGCAGGCGACCTTGCCGTGTTGATGGCCGTGCTTTCCTCCATCCGCAACAAGCCCTTGCCGCACAATCTTGCGGTATTCGGCGAGATCGGCCTGGCCGGTGAAATCCGTGCGGTGCAGCGGGGTCAGGAGCGGATACGGGAGGCGGTCAAGCTGGGCTTCGACACCCTGCTGGTGCCCCGCGCCAACCTGCCGAAACAGAAGATCGGCGGCGCGCGTATCGTCGGTCTGGAGAGCCTGACCGAGGCGGTCGATTACGTGCGCCAGTTGGATTGAATCAGGCTCGATCGAGCGGCTCAGTAGTCCTGCTCGCCGGAGCCCTTG encodes:
- the radA gene encoding DNA repair protein RadA → MSKTSTVYVCSQCGGQSSKWQGQCPSCLAWNTLSETVVEAKPRRFQSLAASESVVRLAQVQAEETPRLGTSLSEFDRVLGGGLVPGGVVLIGGDPGIGKSTLLLQALAALSGRRKTLYVSGEESAGQIALRARRLDLAEADFPLLTEIRLEAILGTLKAERPEVVVIDSIQTVYTEALQSAPGSVAQVRECAQELTRHAKTSGACVIMVGHVTKEGALAGPRVLEHIVDTVLYFEGDTGSSYRLVRAFKNRFGAVNELGVFAMTEKGLKGVNNPSALFLNRTEREAPGSCVVVTQEGTRPLLVEIQALVDTAHTPTPRRLTVGLDPNRLAMLLAVLHRHGGVACFDQDVFVNAVGGVRINEPAGDLAVLMAVLSSIRNKPLPHNLAVFGEIGLAGEIRAVQRGQERIREAVKLGFDTLLVPRANLPKQKIGGARIVGLESLTEAVDYVRQLD